From Nerophis lumbriciformis linkage group LG11, RoL_Nlum_v2.1, whole genome shotgun sequence, one genomic window encodes:
- the lhfpl2a gene encoding LHFPL tetraspan subfamily member 2a protein — MCHVIVTCRSMLWTLLSIVAAFAELIAFMSTDWLVGYPRTPDAVFGHHGTTAAGEAYRPTLGIYGRCVKLPHLKRGVLCGPYAVHFGEIASGFWQATSIFLAAGILLLCAVAFISVFTMCFQSIMKKSIFNVCGLLQAIAGLFLILGLMLYPAGWGSDKVQLYCGPDAAPYRAGLCSMGWAFYTAMGGTLLTFLCAVFSAQAEIATSSDKVQEEIEEGKSLICLL, encoded by the exons ATGTGTCATGTGATCGTCACCTGCCGCTCCATGCTGTGGACTCTGCTGAGCATCGTGGCCGCCTTCGCTGAGCTCATCGCCTTCATGAGCACCGACTGGCTGGTGGGCTACCCGCGCACGCCCGACGCCGTCTTCGGACACCACGGCACCACGGCGGCGGGCGAGGCCTACAGGCCCACGCTGGGCATCTACGGCCGCTGCGTCAAGCTGCCACACCTGAAGCGCGGCGTGCTGTGCGGGCCGTACGCCGTCCACTTTGGCGAGATCGCCAGCGGGTTCTGGCAGGCCACTTCCATCTTCCTGGCAGCTGGCATCTTGTTGCTGTGTGCTGTGGCCTTCATCTCTGTCTTCACCATGTGCTTCCAGAGCATCATGAAGAAGAGCATCTTCAAcgtctgcggcctgctgcaggCCATCGCAG GTCTCTTCTTGATCCTGGGCCTGATGCTGTACCCCGCCGGCTGGGGTTCGGACAAGGTCCAGCTGTACTGCGGGCCGGACGCGGCGCCGTACCGCGCGGGCCTGTGCTCCATGGGCTGGGCCTTCTACACGGCCATGGGCGGCACGCTGCTCACCTTCCTGTGTGCCGTCTTCTCCGCCCAGGCAGAGATCGCCACCTCCAGTGACAAAGTGCAGGAGGAGATCGAGGAGGGCAAGAGCCTCATTTGCCTGCTGTGA